One Pseudochaenichthys georgianus chromosome 7, fPseGeo1.2, whole genome shotgun sequence DNA segment encodes these proteins:
- the abtb1 gene encoding ankyrin repeat and BTB/POZ domain-containing protein 1 isoform X2: MDVSDLFSSCKKGDIFRVRYLVEQRDVDLNVRDNWDSSPLYYACLCGHDELVQYLLASGARCEANTFDGERCLYCCLNDSVRRLLKDYKCITVRAMQRDDYNYFLHMLLEQGLQSDVKFLVHGQIFTAHRCVLSARSEYFTDMFETKWKGKNLITLKHPLVNPAAFGAILQYSYTGRMDIDISLVEDCTRLAKQCKMEDFIEEMENKCKQLYEFVFNKPGICVKVLSLEPHISQLQEEMAQLADCALPSDLRVGFGELPFNGVDRFPTYPDICFRVDGFDFLCHKAFFCGRSDYFKALLEDHFSEGGQLQSQPSTPVITLHNISHEIFIHVMYYIYTDNTELITEDVFDVLCVADMYLLPGLKRLCGKTLAKTICEDNVLYMWKMAKLFRLSRLEDQCTEFMAKIIERLVEQDEFAELIKEDAASLEERQETDSIPVVDEIRFHITSNVQTYSAIEEANQKLEALEELLTSINIEC, encoded by the exons ATGGATGTTTCCGATCTCTTTAGTAGTTGCAAAAAGGGCGACATTTTTAGAGTCAG ATACCTTGTTGAACAAAGAGATGTGGACCTCAATGTGAGAGATAACTGGGACAGCAGCCCTTT GTATTATGCTTGTCTCTGTGGCCATGATGAGCTCGTCCAGTACCTGTTGGCTAGTG GTGCTAGGTGTGAGGCCAACACGTTTGATGGTGAGAGGTGTTTGTACTGCTGTCTGAATGACTCTGTTCGACGCCTGCTCAAAGACTATAAGTGCATCACTGTGCGCGCCATGCAGCGGGATGATTATAACTACTTCCTGCACAT GTTACTGGAGCAGGGTTTACAgagcgatgtcaagttcctggtTCATGGACAAATATTTACAGCCCACCGATGTGTTCTCAGTGCACGCTCAGAGTACTTCACTGATATGTTTGAGACCAAATGGAAAGGGAAGAACCTGATCACACTCAAACACCCGTTG GTGAACCCTGCTGCCTTTGGAGCCATCCTGCAGTATTCCTACACTG GACGAATGGATATCGATATAAGCCTCGTGGAGGACTGCACACGACTAGCTAAACAGTGTAAAATGGAAGACTTTATCGAGGAAATGGAGAATAAATGCAAACAGTTGTATGAATTTG TGTTCAACAAGCCAGGAATCTGTGTTAAGGTTCTCAGCCTGGAGCCTCACATCTCTCAACTTCAAGAGGAGATGGCTCAGTTAGCCGACTGTGCACTTCCCAGTGATCTAAGA GTTGGATTTGGTGAACTTCCCTTTAACGGAGTCGACCGCTTCCCTACCTATCCTGACATCTGCTTCAGAGTCGATGGTTTCGACTTTCTATGTCATAAG GCGTTTTTCTGTGGACGTAGTGATTATTTTAAAGCCTTGCTGGAGGACCACTTCAGTGAGGGAGGGCAGCTGCAGTCCCAGCCCAGCACTCCAGTGATTACTTTACACAATATTTCCCATGAAATATTCATCCACGTCATGTATTACATCTACACTGATAACACAGAG TTAATTACAGAGGATGTTTTTGATGTGCTGTGCGTGGCCGACATGTACCTGCTGCCGGGGCTGAAGCGTCTTTGTGGGAAGACTCTTGCTAAGACTATTTGTGAGGACAACGTTCTGTACATGTGGAAGATGGCAAAGCTCTTCCGTCTCTCTCGGCTTGAAGATCAGTGCACCGAGTTCATGGCCAAAATCATTGAGCGG CTGGTGGAGCAGGACGAGTTTGCAGAGCTCATCAAAGAGGATGCTGCGTCGTTGGAGGAGCGACAAGAGACCGACTCCATCCCAGTTGTGGACGAAATCCGTTTCCACATCACCAGCAATGTGCAGACTTACAGCGCAATCGAGGAGGCCAATCAGAAACTGGAAGCCTTGGAGGAGCTGCTTACCAGCATCAACATTGAATGTTGA
- the abtb1 gene encoding ankyrin repeat and BTB/POZ domain-containing protein 1 isoform X1: MQRDDYNYFLHMLLEQGLQSDVKFLVHGQIFTAHRCVLSARSEYFTDMFETKWKGKNLITLKHPLVNPAAFGAILQYSYTGRMDIDISLVEDCTRLAKQCKMEDFIEEMENKCKQLYEFVFNKPGICVKVLSLEPHISQLQEEMAQLADCALPSDLRVGFGELPFNGVDRFPTYPDICFRVDGFDFLCHKAFFCGRSDYFKALLEDHFSEGGQLQSQPSTPVITLHNISHEIFIHVMYYIYTDNTELITEDVFDVLCVADMYLLPGLKRLCGKTLAKTICEDNVLYMWKMAKLFRLSRLEDQCTEFMAKIIERLVEQDEFAELIKEDAASLEERQETDSIPVVDEIRFHITSNVQTYSAIEEANQKLEALEELLTSINIEC, encoded by the exons ATGCAGCGGGATGATTATAACTACTTCCTGCACAT GTTACTGGAGCAGGGTTTACAgagcgatgtcaagttcctggtTCATGGACAAATATTTACAGCCCACCGATGTGTTCTCAGTGCACGCTCAGAGTACTTCACTGATATGTTTGAGACCAAATGGAAAGGGAAGAACCTGATCACACTCAAACACCCGTTG GTGAACCCTGCTGCCTTTGGAGCCATCCTGCAGTATTCCTACACTG GACGAATGGATATCGATATAAGCCTCGTGGAGGACTGCACACGACTAGCTAAACAGTGTAAAATGGAAGACTTTATCGAGGAAATGGAGAATAAATGCAAACAGTTGTATGAATTTG TGTTCAACAAGCCAGGAATCTGTGTTAAGGTTCTCAGCCTGGAGCCTCACATCTCTCAACTTCAAGAGGAGATGGCTCAGTTAGCCGACTGTGCACTTCCCAGTGATCTAAGA GTTGGATTTGGTGAACTTCCCTTTAACGGAGTCGACCGCTTCCCTACCTATCCTGACATCTGCTTCAGAGTCGATGGTTTCGACTTTCTATGTCATAAG GCGTTTTTCTGTGGACGTAGTGATTATTTTAAAGCCTTGCTGGAGGACCACTTCAGTGAGGGAGGGCAGCTGCAGTCCCAGCCCAGCACTCCAGTGATTACTTTACACAATATTTCCCATGAAATATTCATCCACGTCATGTATTACATCTACACTGATAACACAGAG TTAATTACAGAGGATGTTTTTGATGTGCTGTGCGTGGCCGACATGTACCTGCTGCCGGGGCTGAAGCGTCTTTGTGGGAAGACTCTTGCTAAGACTATTTGTGAGGACAACGTTCTGTACATGTGGAAGATGGCAAAGCTCTTCCGTCTCTCTCGGCTTGAAGATCAGTGCACCGAGTTCATGGCCAAAATCATTGAGCGG CTGGTGGAGCAGGACGAGTTTGCAGAGCTCATCAAAGAGGATGCTGCGTCGTTGGAGGAGCGACAAGAGACCGACTCCATCCCAGTTGTGGACGAAATCCGTTTCCACATCACCAGCAATGTGCAGACTTACAGCGCAATCGAGGAGGCCAATCAGAAACTGGAAGCCTTGGAGGAGCTGCTTACCAGCATCAACATTGAATGTTGA